The following nucleotide sequence is from uncultured Draconibacterium sp..
GGCGCTGCACAAAAAAGAATGGAATTTAAAGTCGAAGATTTCGCCCTGTTTTGATATACTAAAATTGAAAACAGATTTAACCCAATTTGATTTTAATGATATCCCTGCCGTTGATGTAATTTATTTTGATGCATTTGGCCCCGACAAACAACCGGAAATGTGGGACGAAGAAATTTTCAGAAAATTGTTTAGTATAAGTAATCAAAATGCCAACCTGGTTACCTACAGCGCAAAAGGCGAAATTCGACGAAGAATGGAACGATCCGGCTATATTTCAGAACGACTTCCCGGTCCTCCGGGAAAAAGGCAAATGCTGCGGGCAACTCGGCCCGAATGAAAAAACAGGAAGTATTGCCGCACATAAAACACCTTAAAATGCTGTAATCGTGGCACATAACAATGCCATTGCTAACATAATTCGATAAGATGAACAACAAACACGAATGTTCGATTTTTCCTCACTTAAACTTTTTTAACATTTTTTAATTTCGAGAGCATTAATTCCTTATTTCTTAAAATTTTTACCAAATATTCCCTCTAAAAAGGTTAAAAACCAACCTTTTGACATTTTGTCAAGAAATAACCGATAGTCAAAAAATAGCCACTTTCATAGATATTTTCACTTTTTTCTGATTTTAAATTCTTGGATTTTGTAAAAATTCCTGTAAAATTTGGACTTCATTCAACGTGAAAGTAATGATATATAAATTTCAAATCGTTTCACAAGAAGCCCAAAATTTCCGATTGGAAGTTGCTCTGGATGAGAAACATTCATTTTTCGATTTTCATAGCATTATACAGAAAAGTGTTGGTTTTGAATCACATCAACTGGCATCATTCTTCGTTTCGAATAAACGTTGGAGAAAGCTGGTTGAGATTTCGATGTTAGACTTAGGTATAAATGGCGCAGCCTTTTACATTATGCAAAAGACAAAATTGCGCGACTTGCTGCAAAACGTAGGACAGCAACTTATTTATACATTCGATTTTTTGAACGACAGGTCTTTTTTTATAGAACTAACTGGAATAATTATGGAAAAAAATCTTAATGAACCATTAGTCGCTTTAAAACAAGGCGATGCCCCCGTTCAGGTTTTAGGAGAAGAAAAAGTTGAACTTGAAACTGGGTTGAACCAGGAAGAAGAAGTTTATATGGATTTTGGAGAGCTTGACGATTACACTGAAATCTTTGGCGAGATGGACGATTTCTGATCACGAAAGACGACTGTTTAATCCATGTTTAAAAAAATTCCAAGACTGTTCATTATTTTGAACAGTCTTTTTTTTGTCATTAATTTGCCAAAAATCATGCATTCATGCCAAAAACACTTGTTGTAATTACCGGCCCCACCGGAATTGGAAAAACCGAGGTGAGCATTAAAGTTGCCCGGCATTTTAATACTGAGATTGTCTCGGCCGACTCGCGGCAAATTTTTAAAGAACTGAATATCGGCACCGCAGTTCCATCAAAAGAAGAGCTGGCTGCTGTTCCTCATCATTTTATACAAAGTCATTCGATTGAAGAAAACTACAATGCCAGTCGCTACGAAACAGAGGCATTGGAACTGCTCGACAAGCTTTTTAAACAAAAAGATGTTCTGTTGCTGGTGGGCGGCTCAATGTTGTATATCAATGCTATTTGTAAAGGAATTGACATTATGCCCGATGCCGATCAGGAGATTCGGGCGTCGTTAAAAAAGCAGCTGAAAGAAGAAGGACTGGAAAGTTTGCGTTTGCAGCTAAAAAAGCTCGATCCGGATTATTACAAAAAGGTGGACCTAAAAAATCCG
It contains:
- the mnmD gene encoding tRNA (5-methylaminomethyl-2-thiouridine)(34)-methyltransferase MnmD; amino-acid sequence: MQRKIIETGDGSKTLFIAEMDEQYHSVNGAITESEFVYLNNGFRHNQSPNPIVLEIGFGTGLNALLTAIEAEKTHRKTTYITLEKFPVKPEEIQQLNYGSLISEQAEKIYSALHKKEWNLKSKISPCFDILKLKTDLTQFDFNDIPAVDVIYFDAFGPDKQPEMWDEEIFRKLFSISNQNANLVTYSAKGEIRRRMERSGYISERLPGPPGKRQMLRATRPE
- the miaA gene encoding tRNA (adenosine(37)-N6)-dimethylallyltransferase MiaA is translated as MPKTLVVITGPTGIGKTEVSIKVARHFNTEIVSADSRQIFKELNIGTAVPSKEELAAVPHHFIQSHSIEENYNASRYETEALELLDKLFKQKDVLLLVGGSMLYINAICKGIDIMPDADQEIRASLKKQLKEEGLESLRLQLKKLDPDYYKKVDLKNPNRIIHALEISIQTGKPYSSFRSNTAKQRPFKIVKIALNCDRQVLHNRINLRVDKMMEAGLENEARGVYHKKHMNSLNTVGYQELFAYFDGDISREKAVELIKRNSRRYARKQITWFRRDETVKWFEPTESDRIIEWLKSQIS